The following coding sequences lie in one Indicator indicator isolate 239-I01 chromosome 2, UM_Iind_1.1, whole genome shotgun sequence genomic window:
- the LOC128980722 gene encoding transmembrane protein 121-like: MVPPPPVSKPHVCLSTVLIMTSLVLMDAYLVEQSQGSRKLGICVMVAVGDVCFLLVLRYMAIWVGAEVKTAKRGYAMILWFLYVFVLEIKVYFVYQNYKADRKSLDLIARKALTLLLSICIPALYMLLVATEHMEYVRTFKKKEDLRNRLFWVIVDVLDVLDIQANLWEPQKKGLPLWAEGIMFFYCYILLLVLPCVSLCEISMQGIGIMPHRMMLYPMLSMLTVNITTIFIRGSNMVFFRDARVSSIFMSKNMLAIGLKICTFVQYQRHRQHTALGPDPAPQHSAQAQPSPALHSARDQPACPEELTQDNT; encoded by the coding sequence ATGGTTCCCCCACCACCGGTCAGCAAGCCCCACGTGTGCCTCTCCACCGTGCTCATCATGACCAGCCTCGTCCTCATGGATGCCTACCtggtggagcagagccagggctcCAGGAAGCTGGGGATCTGTGTCATGGTGGCGGTGGGTGATGTGTGCTTCCTGCTGGTGCTCCGCTACATGGCCATCTGGGTGGGGGCAGAGGTCAAGACAGCTAAACGTGGCTACGCCATGATCCTCTGGTTCCTGTATGTCTTTGTTCTGGAGATCAAAGTCTACTTTGTGTACCAGAACTATAAAGCCGATCGGAAGAGCCTGGATCTCATAGCCCGCAAAGCGCTGACCTTGTTGCTCTCCATCTGCATCCCAGCCCTCTACATGCTGTTGGTGGCCACGGAGCACATGGAGTACGTCAGGACGTTCAAGAAGAAAGAAGATCTCCGCAACCGCCTCTTCTGGGTCATCGTGGACGTGCTGGACGTGTTAGACATCCAGGCCAACCTGTGGGAGCCCCAGAAGAAGGGACTGCCCCTTTGGGCTGAGGGCATCATGTTCTTCTACTGCTACATCTTGCTTCTGGTCCTCCCTTGCGTGTCCCTCTGTGAGATCAGCATGCAAGGGATCGGCATCATGCCACACCGGATGATGCTGTACCCCATGCTGAGCATGCTCACTGTCAACATCACCACCATCTTCATCCGAGGCAGCAACATGGTCTTCTTCAGGGATGCCCGGGTCTCCAGCATCTTCATGAGCAAGAACATGCTGGCCATTGGGCTGAAGATCTGCACGTTTGTGCAGTACCAGCGGCACCGCCAGCACACGGCACTGGGGCCAGACCCGGCCCCGCAGCACAGCGCCCAGGCCCAACCCTCCCCAGCGCTGCACAGTGCCCGGGACCAGCCTGCCTGCCCCGAGGAGCTGACCCAGGACAACACGTGA